A window of Trueperaceae bacterium contains these coding sequences:
- the rpsG gene encoding 30S ribosomal protein S7 — MGRRRRAEIRPLQPDLIYSDTTVTALVNKLMRDGKKNTASRIFYGACRLIQERTGQEPLKVFRQALDNIRPRIEVRSRRVGGSTYQVPVEVAPRRSQSLSLRWLVAACDARPERTAVERVAGELLDAAAGRGGAVKKKEDVERMAEANRAYAHYRW; from the coding sequence ATGGGACGCAGAAGACGCGCAGAGATCCGCCCGCTCCAGCCCGACCTGATCTACTCCGACACCACTGTCACCGCCCTGGTCAACAAGCTGATGCGCGACGGCAAGAAGAACACGGCCAGCCGCATCTTCTACGGCGCGTGCCGCCTCATCCAGGAGCGCACCGGCCAGGAGCCCCTCAAGGTCTTCCGCCAGGCGCTCGACAACATCCGGCCCCGCATCGAGGTGCGTAGCCGCCGCGTCGGCGGCTCCACCTACCAGGTGCCGGTCGAGGTCGCGCCGCGCCGCTCGCAGTCGCTGAGCCTGCGCTGGCTCGTGGCCGCCTGCGACGCCCGCCCGGAACGCACCGCCGTCGAACGGGTCGCCGGCGAACTCCTCGACGCCGCCGCCGGTCGCGGTGGCGCCGTCAAGAAGAAGGAGGACGTCGAGCGGATGGCCGAGGCGAACCGCGCCTACGCCCACTACCGCTGGTGA
- a CDS encoding 30S ribosomal protein S12: MPTVNQLLRKGRRKIEKKSKTPALKGSPQRRGVCTAVKTQTPKKPNSALRKIARVRLSGGQEVTAYIPGEKHNLQEHSVVLIRGGRVKDLPGVRYHIVRGTLDAQGVGVGRYVQRNKSRSKYGTKKPKAGKK; encoded by the coding sequence ATGCCGACCGTGAACCAGCTGCTCCGCAAGGGGCGCAGGAAGATCGAGAAGAAGAGCAAGACCCCGGCACTCAAGGGGTCGCCGCAACGCCGTGGCGTGTGCACCGCCGTCAAGACCCAGACGCCCAAGAAGCCCAACTCGGCGCTCCGTAAGATCGCCAGGGTGCGCCTCTCCGGCGGCCAGGAGGTCACGGCCTACATCCCCGGCGAGAAGCACAACCTGCAGGAGCACTCCGTCGTCCTCATCCGCGGCGGCCGAGTCAAGGACCTGCCGGGCGTCCGTTACCACATCGTGCGCGGCACACTCGACGCCCAGGGCGTCGGCGTCGGCCGGTACGTGCAGCGCAACAAGAGCCGCAGCAAGTACGGCACCAAGAAGCCGAAGGCGGGGAAGAAGTAA
- a CDS encoding 5-(carboxyamino)imidazole ribonucleotide synthase, producing the protein MERAFRPGATIGVLGGGQLGRMLGLAARRAGYRFHVLTDAAHSPAAQVADDVVVADYADEGAVAAFAARVDVVTLEFENVAVGALEAAARLAPVRPGALALSTCQDRRREKEFLRANGFPHAAFTTLAGPAELADLGEPDYPLIAKTAGYGYDGKGQVALAGPADLPGLLRLLGAGPVVVEARVELAAELSVVGARALDGQVVLFDPFVNRHVNGVLDVTLFGGPSGGTPARDLPWERLRREAAEATEEVMRLLDFVGVACVEFFVTTGGDLLVNEIAPRPHNSGHLTIEACVTSQFEQQWRAVCGMPLGDPTAFSPAAMANLLGDAWARGEPRWDRALAEPAVALHLYGKREARAGRKMGHLTALAATAPEAERRVVTARAALVAPGAQDAP; encoded by the coding sequence GTGGAGAGGGCGTTCCGGCCCGGGGCCACGATCGGGGTGCTCGGCGGCGGGCAGCTCGGCCGCATGCTCGGCCTGGCGGCCCGACGCGCCGGCTACCGGTTCCACGTGCTCACCGACGCGGCGCACTCGCCGGCGGCGCAGGTCGCCGACGACGTTGTCGTGGCCGACTACGCGGACGAGGGCGCCGTCGCGGCGTTCGCCGCACGCGTCGACGTGGTCACGCTCGAGTTCGAGAACGTGGCCGTCGGCGCGTTGGAGGCTGCGGCGCGGCTCGCCCCGGTCAGGCCGGGCGCCCTGGCCCTGAGCACCTGCCAGGACCGCAGGCGGGAGAAGGAGTTCCTCCGCGCCAACGGCTTCCCCCACGCCGCCTTCACCACCTTGGCGGGCCCGGCGGAGCTGGCGGACCTCGGCGAGCCGGACTACCCGCTCATCGCCAAGACGGCGGGCTACGGCTACGACGGGAAGGGCCAGGTGGCGCTCGCCGGGCCCGCCGACCTCCCGGGGCTGCTCCGGCTGCTCGGGGCGGGGCCGGTCGTGGTCGAGGCGCGGGTGGAGCTCGCCGCCGAGCTCTCGGTGGTGGGAGCGCGGGCGCTCGACGGCCAGGTGGTGCTGTTCGACCCGTTCGTCAACCGGCACGTGAACGGCGTGCTCGACGTCACCCTGTTCGGGGGCCCCTCGGGTGGCACGCCGGCGCGGGACCTGCCGTGGGAGCGACTGCGGCGCGAGGCGGCGGAGGCGACCGAAGAGGTGATGCGCCTGCTCGACTTCGTGGGGGTCGCCTGCGTCGAGTTCTTCGTGACGACCGGGGGCGACTTGCTGGTCAACGAGATCGCCCCGCGGCCGCACAACTCGGGGCACCTGACCATCGAGGCGTGCGTGACCAGCCAGTTCGAGCAGCAGTGGCGCGCCGTGTGCGGCATGCCGCTCGGCGACCCCACCGCGTTCAGCCCGGCGGCCATGGCGAACCTGCTAGGGGACGCCTGGGCTCGCGGCGAGCCGCGCTGGGACCGCGCCCTGGCCGAACCGGCCGTCGCGCTTCACCTCTACGGCAAGCGCGAGGCGCGCGCCGGCCGCAAGATGGGGCACCTCACGGCGCTCGCTGCCACCGCCCCGGAGGCGGAGCGCAGGGTCGTGACCGCGCGCGCGGCCCTCGTGGCCCCGGGCGCTCAAGACGCGCCGTAA
- the purE gene encoding 5-(carboxyamino)imidazole ribonucleotide mutase: MGSTSDWETMRHASETLERLGVAHVCQVVSAHRTPDRLAAFAKGAAGRGLQVIVAGAGGAAHLPGMIAANTELPVFGVPVQGGALRGLDSLLSIVQMPRGVPVGTLAIGPAGAVNAALLAVAVLALTRPELRGRLEALRAEQTASAAASSLPSPHFAPEV; encoded by the coding sequence ATGGGGTCGACGAGCGACTGGGAGACCATGCGCCACGCCTCCGAGACGCTCGAGAGGCTTGGGGTGGCCCACGTCTGCCAGGTGGTGTCGGCCCACCGGACCCCGGACAGGCTCGCCGCGTTCGCCAAGGGTGCCGCCGGGCGGGGGCTGCAGGTGATCGTCGCCGGCGCGGGCGGCGCCGCCCACCTGCCGGGCATGATCGCCGCCAACACGGAGCTGCCCGTCTTCGGAGTGCCCGTGCAGGGTGGGGCGCTCCGCGGCCTCGACTCGCTCCTCTCCATCGTTCAGATGCCGCGCGGCGTGCCGGTGGGCACGCTGGCGATCGGTCCCGCCGGGGCGGTCAACGCCGCCCTGCTCGCCGTCGCCGTGCTGGCGCTCACGCGGCCGGAGCTGCGGGGGCGGCTTGAGGCGCTGAGGGCGGAGCAGACGGCGAGCGCCGCAGCGAGCTCGTTGCCGAGCCCGCACTTCGCCCCCGAGGTCTGA
- a CDS encoding threonylcarbamoyl-AMP synthase: protein MLTRVEILGPTAANIARAAERLATGRLVAMPTETVYGLAADARDERAVARVFELKRRPRDHPLIVHLASVDEVPDWADHPPAALARLGEVFWPGPLTVVLGRAAWVPGAVTGGQATVALRVPSHPVARQLLEAFGGALAAPSANRFGRVSPTTAQHVAAEFPDADLLVLDGGPSIVGLESTILDLSGAAPRLLRPGGVNLEEVEAVLGVRVLPAGAEPAAPRAPGGLPSHYAPSAPVRLVGSAELGTDAALLGGNGPEAPVRVAVLALRPPPPGFGGVWEQLPADARGYGAELYAALRRLDAERPREILVERVPDLPAWLAVRDRLQRASAREPAASVVDATGPVLAGGSRRAREDVG from the coding sequence ATGCTCACGCGAGTGGAGATCCTAGGGCCCACCGCCGCGAACATCGCCAGGGCCGCCGAGCGCCTCGCGACCGGCCGGCTCGTGGCCATGCCCACCGAGACCGTCTACGGCCTCGCTGCCGACGCGCGAGACGAGCGCGCGGTGGCGCGCGTGTTCGAGCTGAAGCGGCGGCCGCGCGACCACCCCCTCATCGTTCACCTGGCGTCCGTGGACGAGGTGCCCGACTGGGCGGACCACCCGCCCGCGGCCCTGGCCCGCCTCGGCGAGGTGTTCTGGCCGGGCCCGCTCACCGTCGTGCTCGGGCGCGCCGCCTGGGTGCCCGGCGCCGTCACGGGTGGTCAGGCGACGGTCGCGCTGAGGGTGCCCAGTCACCCGGTAGCGCGGCAGCTGCTCGAGGCGTTCGGGGGGGCGTTGGCCGCGCCGAGCGCCAACCGCTTCGGGCGCGTCAGCCCCACGACCGCGCAGCACGTGGCTGCCGAGTTCCCGGACGCCGACCTGCTCGTGCTGGACGGCGGGCCGAGCATCGTCGGGTTGGAATCGACGATCCTCGACCTGAGCGGCGCCGCGCCGCGTCTGCTGAGGCCCGGCGGGGTGAACTTGGAAGAGGTCGAGGCGGTGTTGGGTGTGCGCGTGCTCCCGGCGGGAGCCGAGCCGGCCGCCCCACGCGCGCCGGGGGGCTTGCCCAGCCATTACGCTCCGTCGGCCCCGGTCAGGCTCGTGGGGTCTGCGGAGCTGGGCACGGACGCGGCCTTGTTGGGGGGTAACGGCCCGGAGGCACCAGTGCGGGTGGCTGTGCTCGCGCTGCGACCGCCGCCGCCCGGGTTCGGTGGCGTCTGGGAGCAGCTCCCGGCCGATGCCCGCGGCTACGGCGCCGAGCTCTACGCGGCGCTGCGGCGGCTCGACGCCGAGCGGCCGCGCGAGATCCTCGTCGAACGCGTGCCCGACCTCCCGGCCTGGCTGGCGGTGCGCGACCGCCTGCAGCGAGCCAGCGCGCGGGAGCCGGCCGCGTCGGTGGTCGACGCCACAGGCCCGGTCCTGGCGGGCGGCTCGAGGCGTGCGCGTGAGGACGTCGGGTGA
- a CDS encoding aminoglycoside phosphotransferase family protein — translation MNTGLVKMLIAEQFPGWAELEVVPVLPGGTDNHTFRLGPDLSVRLPSAAAYAPQVARELRWLPVLASELPLPVPTPVARGAPGAGYPWPWSVRGWLNGETAMTAHISDATSFAISLARFLVALQRIDATDGPTPGTANFHRGGDLAAYDAEARAALVALAGRIDLATAQAVWSRARSSAWGRRPVWVHGDVAAGNLLTEGGRLSAVLDFGLIAVGDPACDLVAAWTIFSGASRRAFRQELALDDDTWRRARGWALWKAAITASRPAVERGALDESLRVIADVVAEHAADA, via the coding sequence ATGAACACCGGGCTGGTCAAGATGTTGATCGCCGAACAGTTCCCGGGCTGGGCCGAGCTCGAGGTCGTGCCGGTCCTCCCCGGGGGCACGGACAACCACACCTTCCGTCTGGGCCCCGATCTGTCCGTCCGGTTGCCCAGCGCCGCTGCATACGCCCCGCAGGTCGCGAGGGAGCTTCGGTGGCTCCCCGTGCTTGCTTCCGAGCTGCCGCTCCCGGTGCCCACGCCTGTCGCGCGGGGTGCCCCCGGAGCCGGCTACCCGTGGCCGTGGTCCGTGCGAGGTTGGCTGAACGGCGAGACGGCGATGACGGCACACATCAGCGACGCGACCTCGTTCGCCATCTCGCTCGCGCGCTTCTTGGTCGCCCTGCAGCGGATCGATGCCACGGACGGCCCCACTCCCGGAACGGCGAACTTCCACCGCGGCGGCGACCTCGCTGCCTACGACGCCGAGGCGAGGGCCGCGCTTGTCGCGTTGGCCGGCAGGATAGACCTGGCGACGGCCCAGGCCGTCTGGTCCCGCGCGCGCAGCTCCGCTTGGGGTCGCCGGCCGGTCTGGGTGCACGGCGACGTCGCAGCGGGGAACCTGCTGACGGAGGGGGGTCGGCTGAGCGCGGTGCTCGACTTCGGGCTCATCGCCGTGGGCGACCCCGCGTGCGACCTCGTGGCGGCCTGGACGATCTTCTCAGGCGCGAGCCGGCGCGCCTTCAGGCAAGAGCTTGCCTTGGACGACGACACCTGGCGGCGTGCCCGGGGCTGGGCCTTATGGAAGGCGGCCATCACGGCCTCGCGCCCGGCGGTGGAGCGGGGCGCCCTGGACGAGTCTCTCCGGGTGATAGCCGACGTGGTTGCCGAGCACGCAGCTGACGCCTGA
- a CDS encoding DUF4147 domain-containing protein, with the protein MSMGQDALLRGALAAALAAADPYAATAAQLPAPPRGRVVVVGAGKAAVPMARAAAASYGGTGGFGGAVVTRRGQAEVVAGIEVLEAAHPVPDAAGVAATRRVLELVDGAGPDDLVLCLISGGGSALLCAPSGVDLVDKAAVTAELLAAGVDIHALNVVRKHLSGVKGGWLAARSRAPVVTLAVSDVVGDDPGIIASGPTVADPSTFGEALAIVDEHAPQAAAARRALAAGVAGERPETPKPGDPRLAHATYELVAYGAAAVRAAARHLEEAGVTVLLEEATVTGDSTEVALRQAREVRARLAGARPSGPVAFVYGGETTVARGGAQLVYGDERPGAAAPTSGGPNGEWALAFAAAMAGGPPMWLLAVDTDGIDGASNAAGALLAPAQASRLDQVQVADYLRRHDSHTLLGRVGGLVTTGPTGTNVNALRIALFAPL; encoded by the coding sequence ATGAGCATGGGTCAAGACGCACTACTGCGCGGCGCTCTCGCCGCGGCCCTCGCGGCGGCCGACCCGTACGCCGCGACCGCCGCCCAACTGCCCGCCCCGCCGAGGGGCCGCGTGGTCGTGGTGGGCGCCGGCAAGGCCGCCGTGCCCATGGCGCGGGCGGCCGCCGCCAGCTACGGCGGCACGGGGGGGTTCGGCGGCGCCGTCGTCACGCGTCGCGGCCAGGCGGAGGTCGTGGCGGGCATCGAGGTGCTGGAGGCGGCACACCCGGTCCCCGACGCCGCCGGGGTGGCGGCCACGCGCCGCGTGCTCGAGCTGGTCGACGGGGCCGGACCCGACGACCTGGTGCTCTGCCTGATCTCGGGTGGCGGGTCGGCGCTGCTGTGCGCGCCAAGCGGCGTCGATCTCGTCGACAAGGCCGCCGTCACGGCGGAGCTCCTTGCCGCCGGCGTGGACATCCACGCGCTGAACGTGGTCCGCAAGCACCTCTCCGGCGTGAAGGGGGGCTGGTTGGCGGCGCGGTCGCGGGCGCCGGTCGTCACGCTCGCCGTGTCGGACGTCGTCGGAGACGACCCCGGCATCATCGCCTCCGGCCCGACCGTCGCCGACCCGAGCACCTTCGGCGAGGCGCTCGCCATAGTGGACGAGCACGCTCCCCAAGCGGCGGCCGCGCGGCGGGCGCTCGCGGCCGGCGTGGCCGGGGAGCGCCCCGAGACGCCCAAGCCGGGCGACCCGCGCCTGGCGCACGCGACCTACGAGCTCGTCGCCTACGGCGCCGCGGCCGTGCGCGCCGCCGCGCGCCACCTCGAGGAGGCTGGTGTGACCGTCCTGCTCGAGGAGGCCACCGTCACGGGCGACTCGACCGAGGTCGCCCTGCGCCAGGCCCGCGAGGTCCGGGCGCGGCTGGCTGGGGCCAGGCCTAGTGGCCCCGTCGCGTTCGTGTACGGCGGGGAGACCACGGTCGCCCGCGGCGGGGCACAGCTCGTGTACGGCGACGAGCGGCCGGGCGCGGCGGCCCCGACGTCGGGCGGACCCAACGGAGAGTGGGCGCTGGCGTTCGCGGCAGCCATGGCCGGCGGGCCACCCATGTGGCTCCTCGCCGTCGACACCGACGGCATCGACGGCGCCTCCAACGCTGCCGGTGCGCTACTCGCACCAGCTCAGGCGAGCCGCCTCGACCAGGTGCAGGTGGCCGACTACCTGAGGCGCCACGACTCGCACACGCTGCTCGGCCGAGTCGGCGGCCTGGTCACCACCGGCCCCACGGGCACGAACGTGAACGCGCTGCGGATCGCGCTGTTCGCGCCGCTCTGA
- a CDS encoding winged helix-turn-helix transcriptional regulator yields the protein MTAPAPHPEVRPAPVLELCYAYYHLLKPVRQRRPLPWHRQLLERPPGWLATAKEQGGASVGYEALLLACAFGYDADPGPERFLADLPALPARLVAEFDAVFDHTERRDDDDPNGGPRDRLRRAFEALDPVRAQAVAANLAELWAQLAPLWEESGRQLVATASRRFLDELGASDDVASYLPAHHFVNLEDSAADIRHHRGRGPTLVVPLYFAARGGFKFVLRGRLCLGYGVRSEDLYEEQKEDVADLANRLKAFSDPTRLLLMFQVARLARFPLTVGDLARQLNVSQPTASGHLRLLRDLGLVHVVRRGNRSYYRLDREATRAIIAELEQLLIPQQ from the coding sequence ATGACCGCGCCCGCGCCGCACCCGGAGGTGAGGCCCGCCCCCGTCCTCGAGCTCTGCTACGCCTACTACCACCTGCTCAAGCCGGTGCGGCAGCGTCGGCCGCTGCCGTGGCACCGCCAGCTGCTCGAGCGACCGCCCGGTTGGCTCGCGACCGCCAAGGAGCAGGGCGGCGCCTCCGTGGGCTACGAGGCGCTGCTGCTCGCCTGCGCCTTCGGCTACGACGCCGACCCGGGGCCGGAACGGTTCCTCGCGGACCTGCCGGCCCTGCCAGCCAGGCTCGTGGCGGAGTTCGACGCCGTGTTCGACCACACCGAGCGGCGTGACGACGACGACCCGAACGGGGGGCCGCGCGACAGGTTGCGGCGCGCTTTCGAGGCGCTGGACCCGGTCCGCGCCCAGGCCGTGGCCGCCAACCTAGCCGAGCTGTGGGCGCAGCTCGCGCCGCTCTGGGAGGAGAGCGGCAGGCAGCTCGTCGCGACCGCCAGCCGGCGGTTCCTGGACGAGCTCGGCGCCTCCGACGACGTGGCTAGCTACCTCCCGGCCCATCACTTCGTGAACCTCGAGGACAGCGCCGCCGACATCCGCCACCACCGGGGCCGCGGACCGACGCTGGTGGTGCCCCTCTACTTCGCCGCGCGCGGCGGCTTCAAGTTCGTGCTGCGCGGCCGGCTCTGCCTGGGCTACGGCGTGCGCTCCGAGGACCTCTACGAGGAGCAGAAGGAGGACGTGGCGGACCTCGCCAACCGCCTGAAGGCGTTCTCCGACCCAACGCGGCTACTGCTCATGTTCCAGGTGGCGCGCCTCGCCCGCTTCCCGCTCACGGTCGGCGACCTGGCGCGGCAGCTCAACGTCAGCCAGCCCACCGCCAGCGGCCACCTGCGCCTGTTGCGCGACCTCGGGCTGGTCCACGTCGTCAGGCGCGGCAACCGTTCCTACTACCGGCTTGACCGCGAGGCCACGCGGGCCATCATCGCGGAGTTGGAGCAGCTGCTCATCCCGCAGCAGTGA
- the aroH gene encoding chorismate mutase, which produces MALENWVRGIRGATTVTADEPELILAATRELVSEMLAQNGITDFGVISSAFFTTTPDLTSTFPAEGARELGMTTVPLLCFQEIPVPDRLPRCVRVMILVHTSMAQGEVRHVYLREAKSLRPDLASAQ; this is translated from the coding sequence ATGGCTCTCGAGAACTGGGTGCGAGGCATCCGCGGCGCCACCACCGTAACGGCCGACGAGCCCGAGCTCATCCTGGCCGCCACGCGCGAGCTGGTCAGCGAGATGCTCGCTCAGAACGGCATCACCGACTTCGGCGTCATCTCCTCGGCCTTCTTCACCACCACCCCCGACCTCACCTCGACCTTCCCGGCGGAGGGCGCCCGCGAGCTCGGCATGACGACCGTGCCGCTCCTCTGCTTCCAGGAGATCCCCGTGCCGGACAGGCTGCCGCGCTGCGTGCGCGTCATGATCCTCGTGCACACGAGCATGGCGCAGGGCGAGGTCAGGCACGTCTACCTGCGCGAGGCCAAGAGCCTCAGGCCCGACCTCGCCAGCGCCCAGTGA